One Helianthus annuus cultivar XRQ/B chromosome 7, HanXRQr2.0-SUNRISE, whole genome shotgun sequence genomic region harbors:
- the LOC110867702 gene encoding AT-hook motif nuclear-localized protein 5 — protein sequence MDVREGMASFYVNRGVNGSGNQSGGGVHTPPSGFKIQPNPSMHSGQTNMWLTKVGSPSYPHGITTGGSSGGGCGSDSVVKKKRGRPRKYAPNESHMELGLTPAPLSGSGGSGSPNPRKNRGRPPGSGWKQRLANVGEWMNSSAGLAFTPHTIHVSVGEDVAEKILIFARQRARAICILSGSGTVSAVTFSQFTSSGGTVTYEGRFEILCLSGCYLLSENSGRTGGLSISVCSADGNVIGGAIGGRLVASSSVQVMLCSFVYGGGNDVKAKTKTETSSRDEKHLDIQLNETSPEAVHEQQNSRVGLRNSPTEIDLTR from the exons ATGGATGTAAGGGAAGGAATGGCATCTTTTTATGTTAATAGAGGGGTTAATGGGTCTGGCAATCAAAGTGGTGGGGGGGTTCATACCCCACCATCTGGTTTCAAGATCCAACCAAACCCAAGTATGCATTCTGGTCAGACCAACATGTGGTTAACTAAAGTGGGTTCACCAAGTTACCCTCATGGCATTACCACTGGTGGTAgtagtggtggtggttgtggtagtGATTCTGTTGTAAAGAAAAAGAGAGGGAGGCCTAGGAAGTATGCACCAAATGAGTCACATATGGAGTTAGGGCTAACTCCTGCACCTTTGTCGGGTTCGGGCGGTTCAGGCAGCCCAAACCCGAGGAAGAACAGAGGGAGACCTCCTGGTAGTGGATGGAAACAAAGGCTTGCTAATGTTG GTGAATGGATGAATAGTTCAGCAGGATTGGCTTTTACACCTCATACCATCCATGTATCTGTTGGAGAG GATGTTGCTGAAAAGATATTAATTTTCGCACGACAGAGGGCGAGAGCAATTTGCATCTTATCGGGGAGTGGAACGGTTTCTGCGGTGACGTTTAGTCAGTTTACATCTTCGGGGGGCACTGTGACCTACGAG GGCCGTTTTGAGATACTATGTTTATCCGGTTGTTATCTGCTTTCGGAAAACAGCGGCCGGACCGGTGGTTTAAGTATCTCGGTTTGTAGTGCTGATGGCAATGTCATTGGCGGTGCAATTGGCGGTAGGCTTGTTGCATCCAGCTCAGTACAG GTGATGCTTTGTAGTTTCGTGTATGGTGGCGGTAATGATGTTAAAGCGAAGACCAAAACAGAAACATCCTCAAGGGACGAGAAACATTTGGATATTCAACTTAACGAGACGAGTCCTGAAGCGGTTCATGAGCAACAAAATTCACGAGTCGGCTTAAGAAACTCGCCTACTGAAATTGACCTTACGCGTtga
- the LOC118480147 gene encoding extensin-like, protein MDMDDDPDPAMPPSGTPMHSIDISSGSSFAGSPSRGSDTYKEWFGQWDFVNTHSFHNTPPQQPHGEPHFEAVTPPPLPAEEPPQPPPEPPRRRRNARMSVLGGPRFSSLQASSNYPPIPEDPQMGGPSHAVPKIDTTPATFAPPPPPMGYENPIPTYPRPTGYKPYEPQAPTGYHYQPPAYDPYVEAVNYNALYPSPFPPAYPTGYPVQGYQYPPYQQQPQPQPPPKQQQHGIFQRLEEVERRAEERDRKANKFFKGLVKLIKGKKHDG, encoded by the coding sequence atggATATGGATGATGATCCAGATCCAGCAATGCCACCGTCTGGGACGCCTATGCATTCCATTGATATTTCTAGCGGGTCTTCTTTTGCGGGATCTCCCTCTCGAGGTTCCGATACTTATAAAGAATGGTTTGGGCAATGGGATTTTGTAAACACCCATTCTTTTCATAACACCCCACCACAGCAGCCACATGGGGAGCCGCACTTCGAAGCGGTGACTCCACCACCACTGCCAGCTGAGGAACCACCTCAGCCACCTCCTGAGCCACCAAGGCGGAGGAGAAACGCACGCATGTCCGTGCTAGGGGGACCAAGATTTAGCTCCCTTCAAGCTTCCAGCAACTACCCTCCGATTCCTGAAgatccacaaatgggtggaccttcacACGCGGTGCCGAAAATTGATACCACACCGGCCACCTttgcaccaccgccacctccaaTGGGTTATGAAAACCCAATACCTACCTACCCACGTCCGACTGGGTACAAACCGTACGAGCCACAAGCTCCTACTGGTTACCATTATCAACCTCCTGCCTACGACCCATATGTTGAGGCAGTTAACTATAACGCTCTCTATCCTTCACCGTTTCCGCCTGCATACCCAACTGGGTATCCAGTCCAAGGGTATCAATACCCTCCAtatcagcaacaaccacaaccTCAGCCTCCACCCAAACAACAACAACATGGAATCTTTCAAAGGCTAGAAGAGGTTGAACGTAGGGCAGAAGAACGTGATAGAAAGGCCAACAAGTTCTTTAAAGGACTTGTAAAACTTATCAAGGGAAAGAAGCATGATGGCTGA